In Lewinellaceae bacterium, a single window of DNA contains:
- a CDS encoding FKBP-type peptidyl-prolyl cis-trans isomerase, with product MKRTILALNALFFLLAACSGDSGKTPGQQKREAAQQEEPVDAVDEDQAILQLSAYLIAEPQNQAEKDQNAIVNYAIDQLIPLERSRTGLLYRIIEAGEGEKLKWGDYISVHYKGYFLDGRVFDSSYRRDKPLQFYIGNMIPGWNEGLQLIAPGGRIQLFVPSALGYGEKGLPDGKDGFLVPPDTPLVFEVEVIEIVEGGPRGQG from the coding sequence ATGAAAAGAACAATCCTGGCCCTTAACGCTTTGTTTTTTCTATTAGCTGCCTGTAGTGGAGATTCCGGTAAAACGCCGGGGCAGCAAAAAAGAGAGGCAGCACAGCAGGAAGAACCCGTTGATGCGGTAGACGAAGACCAGGCCATCCTGCAGCTTTCGGCCTACCTCATCGCCGAGCCCCAAAATCAGGCAGAGAAAGACCAGAACGCCATCGTCAACTATGCCATCGACCAACTCATCCCCCTTGAGCGCAGCCGTACCGGCCTATTGTACCGCATCATCGAAGCAGGCGAAGGGGAAAAGCTAAAGTGGGGCGATTACATCTCCGTTCACTATAAAGGCTACTTTCTGGACGGCCGGGTATTCGACTCTTCCTATCGCCGGGACAAGCCTCTGCAGTTCTACATCGGCAATATGATCCCCGGCTGGAACGAAGGGCTTCAGTTGATCGCCCCCGGAGGGCGCATACAGTTGTTCGTGCCTTCTGCTCTGGGCTATGGAGAAAAAGGCTTGCCGGATGGTAAAGATGGTTTTCTGGTGCCGCCGGATACGCCGCTGGTGTTTGAGGTGGAGGTTATTGAAATTGTGGAGGGCGGGCCTAGAGGGCAGGGATAA
- a CDS encoding T9SS type A sorting domain-containing protein produces MKRHLFSLSFFILFSVNTTWGQCWELVYDDYEDVFNYAYIRDIHFINDSIGWACGERYVSGSYVGGFYMKTTDGGDNWEMFTPPGPYPYNIFFVDEQNGCISANSLSVTYWTDDGGEDWHESAFDIAPGQNGIIGGLFFINRDTGWISAWNISTQKTTDGGRTWQAQSPSPDLNAREIHFVDENNGWVIGNSGSNGRLYHTTDGGENWELQLSMFRDYDDVFFLTPHTGWVAAEDNSVCRSIDRGYTWDCYPVMGDELLGVESVYFANDSLGWIGETLHRGVFVSTDGGQSWKQHYIPEVAANEEIWGQEVFMTSDSVGYFCTKRGKIYRYRGRPAPCGPALLPVQDSTLYPLLRWPPAEGCFDGYYLQLGTAPGGANILPRTDVGWDTAYQLAEALPPSTQLFATIVPYNHVYGPAEGCSSTAFTTIDCPPAPVTVDTGFCEGGAFFFMHTRFEEAGTYPFPFTDAQGCDSTIVLQLAAWPAYELTVDTALQAGTPYQGVVYAQDTSFIQHYTSSQGCDSTVQVNLYILVNVEERPAKPGPALRLFPNPATEMLHLELLGFPAGTARLSIRNSTGQLMQQESLSLSEGEARHRIDLAAWPPGVYFVAVRAGDKIQVGRVVKLP; encoded by the coding sequence ATGAAAAGGCATCTTTTTTCTTTATCCTTCTTCATCTTATTTTCGGTGAATACAACATGGGGGCAGTGCTGGGAATTGGTGTATGACGATTATGAAGACGTTTTTAATTACGCTTATATTCGAGATATCCACTTTATTAACGATTCGATAGGTTGGGCGTGTGGAGAACGGTACGTTTCAGGCTCTTACGTTGGAGGTTTTTATATGAAGACCACAGATGGCGGTGACAATTGGGAAATGTTTACCCCCCCGGGCCCTTATCCCTATAACATATTTTTTGTCGACGAACAAAACGGCTGTATCTCAGCTAATAGCTTAAGCGTTACTTATTGGACCGATGATGGAGGGGAAGATTGGCACGAGTCGGCTTTTGATATAGCGCCTGGCCAAAACGGGATAATCGGCGGCCTGTTTTTTATCAACCGCGACACCGGCTGGATTTCTGCCTGGAACATTTCTACTCAAAAAACTACGGACGGCGGAAGAACCTGGCAAGCCCAATCCCCAAGCCCTGATTTAAACGCCCGGGAAATCCATTTCGTAGACGAAAACAATGGTTGGGTGATTGGTAATTCCGGTAGCAATGGGCGCCTATACCACACCACCGACGGAGGCGAAAACTGGGAGCTGCAGTTGTCTATGTTCCGCGATTATGATGACGTTTTTTTCCTCACCCCTCATACGGGCTGGGTGGCGGCCGAAGACAATTCCGTCTGCCGCAGTATCGACAGGGGCTACACCTGGGACTGTTATCCGGTGATGGGCGATGAGCTCTTAGGTGTCGAGTCTGTCTACTTTGCCAACGATAGCCTGGGCTGGATAGGCGAAACGCTTCACCGGGGAGTATTTGTTTCTACCGACGGCGGGCAAAGCTGGAAACAGCACTATATCCCAGAAGTGGCAGCCAATGAAGAAATATGGGGCCAGGAAGTCTTTATGACAAGCGATTCGGTAGGCTATTTCTGTACCAAAAGAGGCAAAATCTACCGCTACCGCGGCCGGCCGGCCCCCTGTGGCCCGGCGCTGCTGCCCGTGCAAGACAGTACCCTCTACCCTCTACTACGCTGGCCGCCCGCCGAGGGCTGCTTCGACGGTTACTACCTGCAGCTCGGCACCGCCCCCGGCGGGGCCAACATCCTGCCCCGCACCGACGTGGGCTGGGATACCGCCTACCAACTGGCTGAAGCCCTGCCGCCCAGCACGCAGCTCTTTGCCACCATCGTGCCCTACAACCACGTCTACGGCCCGGCGGAAGGCTGCAGCAGCACCGCCTTTACCACCATAGACTGCCCGCCGGCCCCTGTCACTGTCGATACCGGCTTTTGCGAAGGCGGGGCCTTTTTCTTTATGCACACCCGCTTTGAGGAGGCGGGCACCTACCCCTTTCCCTTCACCGACGCGCAGGGCTGCGACAGCACGATCGTTCTGCAACTTGCCGCCTGGCCGGCGTATGAGCTTACCGTCGATACGGCCCTGCAGGCCGGCACGCCCTACCAGGGGGTGGTGTATGCCCAGGATACCTCCTTCATACAGCACTACACGAGCAGCCAGGGCTGCGACAGCACGGTACAGGTGAACCTGTACATCCTGGTGAATGTGGAGGAGAGGCCGGCCAAGCCCGGCCCGGCCCTGCGCTTGTTCCCCAACCCGGCTACGGAAATGTTACATCTGGAACTCTTGGGCTTTCCCGCCGGCACGGCCCGGCTGAGCATCCGGAATAGTACCGGGCAGTTGATGCAGCAGGAGAGCTTATCTCTTTCGGAGGGAGAGGCGCGGCACCGCATTGATTTGGCGGCTTGGCCGCCGGGGGTGTATTTTGTGGCGGTGCGGGCTGGCGACAAAATACAAGTTGGCCGCGTGGTGAAACTTCCATAA
- a CDS encoding T9SS type A sorting domain-containing protein: MKTTDGGDNWEMFTPPESFPYEIFFVDEQNGCISANSLSSTYWTNNGGEDWHESAFDIAPGQNGIIGGLFFINRDTGWISAWNVSTQKTTDGGRTWRAQLPSPDLIAREIHFVDENNGWVIGNSGFNGRLYHTTDGGENWELQMAMFRDYFDVFFLTPQLGWVAAEDNSVCRSTDGGYTWDCYPIMGEELLGPVSIYFANDTLGWIGVAPNKGIFVTTDGGESWKQHYIPAVAANEEILGQEVFMASDTAGYFCTQRGKIYRYRGRPASCGPALLPVQDSTLYPLLRWHPAEGCFDGYYLQLGTATGGDDILPCTDVGWDTAYQLAEALPPSTQLFATIVPYNHVYGPAEGCNSTAFTTIDCPPAPTVIDTGFCEGGAFHFMHTRFEEAGTYPFPFTDTQGCDSTIVLQLAAWPAYELTVDTALQAGTPYQGVVYAQDTSFIQHYTSSQGCDSTVQVNLYILVNVEERPAKPGPALRLFPNPATEMLHLELLGFPAGTARLSIRNSTGQLMQQESLSLSEGEARHRIDLAAWPPGVYFVAVRAGDKIQVGRVVKLP, encoded by the coding sequence ATGAAGACCACAGATGGCGGTGACAATTGGGAAATGTTTACACCCCCGGAATCTTTCCCTTATGAGATATTTTTTGTAGACGAACAAAACGGCTGTATCTCCGCTAATAGTTTAAGCTCTACGTACTGGACCAATAATGGAGGGGAAGATTGGCACGAGTCGGCCTTTGATATAGCGCCTGGCCAAAACGGGATCATCGGCGGCCTGTTTTTTATCAACCGCGACACCGGCTGGATTTCCGCCTGGAACGTTTCTACTCAAAAAACTACGGACGGCGGAAGGACCTGGCGGGCCCAATTGCCAAGCCCCGATTTAATCGCTCGGGAAATCCATTTCGTAGACGAAAACAATGGCTGGGTGATTGGTAATTCCGGCTTTAATGGGCGCCTATACCATACCACCGACGGGGGCGAAAACTGGGAATTGCAGATGGCCATGTTTCGCGATTATTTTGATGTTTTTTTTCTTACCCCTCAGTTGGGCTGGGTAGCTGCCGAAGACAATTCCGTCTGCCGTAGTACGGATGGAGGCTATACCTGGGACTGCTATCCGATAATGGGGGAGGAACTCTTAGGCCCCGTTTCTATTTACTTTGCCAACGATACCCTGGGCTGGATAGGAGTAGCCCCGAATAAGGGCATATTTGTCACTACCGACGGCGGCGAAAGCTGGAAACAACACTATATTCCCGCAGTGGCGGCCAATGAAGAAATATTAGGCCAGGAAGTATTCATGGCCAGCGATACAGCAGGCTATTTCTGTACCCAAAGAGGCAAAATCTACCGCTACCGCGGCCGCCCGGCCTCCTGCGGCCCGGCGCTGTTGCCCGTACAGGACAGCACCCTATACCCACTGCTGCGCTGGCATCCCGCCGAGGGCTGCTTCGACGGCTACTACCTGCAGCTCGGCACGGCCACCGGCGGGGATGATATTCTGCCCTGCACCGACGTGGGCTGGGACACGGCCTATCAGCTTGCCGAAGCCCTGCCGCCCAGCACGCAGCTCTTTGCCACCATCGTGCCCTACAACCACGTCTACGGCCCGGCGGAGGGTTGCAACAGCACCGCCTTTACCACCATCGACTGCCCGCCTGCTCCCACTGTCATTGATACCGGTTTTTGCGAGGGCGGGGCCTTTCACTTTATGCACACCCGCTTTGAGGAGGCGGGCACCTACCCCTTTCCCTTCACCGACACGCAGGGCTGCGACAGCACGATCGTTCTGCAACTTGCCGCCTGGCCGGCGTATGAGCTTACCGTCGATACGGCCCTGCAGGCCGGCACGCCCTACCAGGGGGTGGTGTATGCCCAGGATACTTCCTTTATCCAGCACTACACGAGCAGCCAGGGCTGCGACAGCACGGTACAGGTGAACCTGTACATCCTGGTGAATGTGGAGGAGAGGCCGGCCAAGCCCGGCCCGGCCCTGCGCTTGTTCCCCAACCCGGCTACGGAAATGTTACATCTGGAACTCTTGGGCTTTCCCGCCGGCACGGCCCGGCTGAGCATCCGGAATAGTACCGGGCAGTTGATGCAGCAGGAGAGCTTATCTCTTTCGGAGGGAGAGGCGCGGCACCGCATTGATTTGGCGGCTTGGCCGCCGGGGGTGTATTTTGTGGCGGTGCGGGCTGGCGACAAAATACAAGTTGGCCGCGTGGTGAAACTTCCATAA
- a CDS encoding VOC family protein, protein MILEELRLHTSRLPEQWAFYTETLGMEGTRESGRSFILQAGATRLAFEEKEGGPYYHFAFNIPPFQYEEALEWLKERAPILRDGDTELIDFSNWNAFAMYFYDPAGNIVEFIARRDLKFRAKEPFSAKSILSVSEAGLPVHNVRKSFECLAEQAGVPFYSGNYDNFCAAGDPHGLFILVDPRNKQWYPTEKAARSFPLALTFRELGQSYALTLEEEQLWVRKV, encoded by the coding sequence ATGATACTTGAAGAACTCCGGCTCCATACTTCCCGGCTGCCGGAACAGTGGGCTTTTTATACGGAAACCCTGGGTATGGAAGGCACACGAGAGAGCGGCCGTTCCTTCATTCTACAAGCAGGCGCCACGCGTTTGGCCTTTGAGGAAAAGGAAGGCGGCCCCTACTACCATTTCGCTTTTAATATACCGCCTTTCCAGTATGAGGAGGCCCTGGAATGGTTGAAGGAAAGAGCCCCCATCCTGCGCGACGGCGATACTGAACTGATCGACTTTTCCAACTGGAACGCTTTTGCCATGTACTTCTACGATCCGGCCGGCAATATCGTGGAATTTATCGCCCGGCGAGATTTGAAATTCCGCGCGAAAGAACCCTTCTCCGCCAAAAGCATTCTTTCGGTCAGCGAAGCCGGCCTACCCGTCCACAACGTCCGGAAAAGCTTTGAATGCCTTGCCGAGCAGGCCGGCGTACCTTTCTATTCCGGCAACTATGACAACTTCTGCGCCGCCGGCGATCCGCACGGGTTGTTTATCCTGGTCGACCCTCGCAACAAGCAGTGGTATCCTACCGAAAAAGCGGCCCGCTCTTTTCCGCTGGCGCTTACGTTCAGAGAACTGGGGCAAAGTTATGCCCTCACATTGGAAGAGGAGCAGTTGTGGGTAAGAAAGGTGTAG
- the lspA gene encoding signal peptidase II — protein sequence MKVNWRRTALIVLIVLMNIGCDQATKQLAREQLLSAEPASYLGDFFRLSYVENKGAFLSLGAGLSDQLRYWALLILPLALLVGLLLYTLFSKNVNRWQAVAFSFIIGGGISNVYDRILYGQVVDFMNMGLGSLRTGIFNFADVSIMVGLGIMLPMIFSKDKHKTSGHDT from the coding sequence ATGAAAGTAAACTGGCGGCGAACGGCCCTGATCGTGCTTATCGTCTTGATGAATATTGGCTGCGATCAGGCCACCAAACAGTTGGCGAGGGAACAACTTCTGTCAGCAGAACCGGCCTCCTACCTGGGCGATTTCTTCCGGCTTTCCTACGTGGAGAATAAGGGCGCCTTCCTCAGCCTGGGCGCCGGATTGTCCGACCAGCTTCGGTACTGGGCCCTGCTCATCCTTCCTCTGGCTCTGCTGGTTGGGCTGCTGTTGTACACCCTGTTTTCCAAAAACGTGAACCGCTGGCAGGCCGTCGCTTTCAGCTTCATCATCGGCGGAGGCATCAGCAACGTCTACGACCGCATCCTCTACGGGCAGGTGGTTGATTTCATGAACATGGGCCTGGGCAGCCTGCGCACCGGCATTTTCAATTTCGCCGACGTGTCGATCATGGTGGGCCTGGGCATCATGCTGCCGATGATCTTTAGTAAGGACAAACACAAAACTTCCGGCCATGATACTTGA
- a CDS encoding nucleoside deaminase: MSDEQFMKEAIRLAIEGVEAGLGGPFGALVVREGEIIGRGQNRVLISNDPTAHAEVVAIRDACRRLGHFQLDGCVVYASSEPCPMCLGALYWARPSRIVFGSGREDAARISFDDAFIYRELDHHHSQRHIPTQQMMREEALKAFQVWVDKEDKTRY, encoded by the coding sequence ATGTCAGACGAACAATTCATGAAGGAGGCCATCCGCCTGGCTATCGAAGGCGTAGAGGCCGGCCTGGGCGGCCCTTTCGGAGCATTGGTGGTCAGGGAAGGGGAAATCATCGGCCGGGGCCAAAACCGGGTATTGATCAGCAACGACCCTACTGCCCACGCAGAGGTGGTGGCCATCAGAGACGCTTGCCGGCGGCTCGGCCATTTTCAGCTCGATGGCTGTGTGGTCTATGCTTCCTCCGAGCCCTGCCCCATGTGCCTGGGCGCCTTGTACTGGGCCCGCCCCAGCCGCATCGTTTTTGGCAGCGGCCGGGAAGACGCCGCCCGGATCAGTTTCGACGATGCCTTTATCTATAGAGAACTGGACCACCACCACAGCCAACGCCACATTCCCACCCAGCAAATGATGCGGGAAGAAGCGCTCAAGGCATTTCAGGTATGGGTGGATAAAGAGGATAAGACCCGATATTAG
- a CDS encoding DUF819 family protein, giving the protein MIQPFFTNDAIVLGLLITILALVFVTSGSKNPRWQKFYTYVPPLLLCYFLPALLHWPLGLIAPQWYDLDGLRSFLQEGVAPNLPDNAGWGAMKRIIAENEIPKEALKALIVKSQLYFVASRYLLPASLVLLCLSIDFKGILNLGPKALIMFFAATTGIILGGPVALLIIDYLAPGLVQASPDEVWRGLSTVAGSWIGGGANQTAMKEIFHVSDNLFASMIVVDVVVANIWMGFLLYGASISDKLDLRLKADNSAIEDLKRKVQDYQASVARIPTTKDAFVLLAVAFGGVSLSHWGSDVITPFMERFKETLDAAGLSSLMSDFFWLIVIATTLGLGMSFSSARKLEGVGASRWGSVFIYILVATIGMKMNLGEVLQNLGLFAIGIVWMMVHVTILLVTAFLIRAPFFFVAVGSQANVGGAASAPIVASAFSPALAPVGVLMAVLGYALGTYGALICAFLMQAVSTG; this is encoded by the coding sequence ATGATACAACCTTTCTTTACGAACGACGCCATCGTCCTGGGGCTGTTGATCACCATCCTGGCCCTCGTCTTTGTCACCTCCGGGAGCAAAAACCCTCGGTGGCAGAAGTTCTATACTTATGTGCCCCCTCTCCTGCTGTGTTACTTTTTGCCGGCGTTGCTCCACTGGCCGCTCGGGCTGATCGCCCCTCAATGGTACGACCTCGACGGGCTGCGGAGTTTTCTCCAGGAAGGCGTAGCGCCCAACCTGCCCGACAACGCCGGCTGGGGCGCCATGAAACGCATCATTGCAGAGAACGAGATTCCCAAGGAGGCCCTAAAAGCCTTGATCGTTAAATCTCAGCTTTACTTTGTAGCCTCCCGCTACCTGCTTCCGGCCAGTTTGGTATTGCTTTGCCTGAGCATCGATTTCAAAGGCATCCTCAACCTGGGCCCCAAAGCCCTTATCATGTTCTTCGCCGCTACGACCGGGATCATCCTGGGCGGCCCGGTGGCGCTGCTGATCATCGACTACCTGGCGCCCGGCCTGGTGCAGGCCAGCCCGGATGAAGTGTGGCGGGGCTTATCGACGGTGGCGGGCAGTTGGATCGGTGGCGGCGCCAACCAGACCGCCATGAAGGAGATTTTCCATGTCAGCGACAACCTCTTCGCCTCCATGATCGTGGTGGATGTGGTAGTGGCCAATATATGGATGGGGTTTCTGCTCTACGGGGCCAGCATTTCCGACAAACTGGACCTGCGCCTGAAGGCCGACAACTCGGCCATTGAAGACCTCAAACGCAAGGTTCAGGACTACCAGGCCAGCGTTGCCCGCATCCCCACCACCAAAGATGCCTTCGTTTTGCTGGCAGTGGCTTTCGGCGGCGTATCCCTTTCTCACTGGGGGTCAGATGTCATCACCCCGTTTATGGAACGATTTAAGGAGACGCTGGACGCAGCCGGCCTCAGCTCGCTGATGTCCGACTTTTTCTGGCTTATCGTTATCGCCACCACTTTGGGGCTGGGCATGTCATTTTCCTCCGCCCGCAAGCTGGAAGGCGTGGGAGCATCGCGCTGGGGAAGTGTTTTCATCTATATCCTGGTAGCGACGATCGGCATGAAAATGAATCTCGGCGAAGTGCTGCAGAACCTGGGCCTGTTCGCCATAGGCATCGTATGGATGATGGTGCACGTCACCATTCTGCTGGTTACGGCCTTTTTGATCCGGGCGCCGTTCTTCTTCGTAGCGGTTGGCAGCCAGGCCAATGTCGGAGGCGCGGCCTCCGCCCCCATCGTGGCTTCCGCCTTCAGCCCGGCCCTGGCGCCGGTAGGCGTGTTGATGGCCGTCCTGGGATACGCCCTGGGCACTTACGGCGCGCTGATCTGTGCGTTTCTGATGCAGGCGGTCTCCACGGGCTAA
- a CDS encoding HD domain-containing protein, translated as MNFHAAKAFVLDKLERELSDQLAYHGIHHTLDVLYTIEELCYLETVSPYEELLLKTAALFHDSGFTIDNKEHEKLSCQIAREHLPAYGYTPQEVGRICGMIMATKIPQAPQNYLEEIICDADLDYLGREDFYDIGFTLFKELKAYKILKTEEAWNRLQVNFLEKHAFFTRTNKKRRAPKKQQYLRELKKIVAGYEKNQMGKQR; from the coding sequence ATGAACTTTCATGCAGCCAAAGCTTTTGTCCTGGACAAACTGGAGCGCGAACTCTCAGACCAGCTCGCCTACCACGGCATTCACCATACCCTGGATGTGCTCTACACCATCGAGGAATTGTGCTATCTGGAAACAGTCTCTCCCTACGAAGAGCTGTTGCTGAAGACCGCTGCGCTCTTTCACGATTCCGGCTTCACGATCGATAACAAGGAACACGAAAAACTGAGTTGCCAGATTGCCCGCGAACATTTGCCTGCCTACGGCTATACCCCCCAGGAGGTCGGCCGCATTTGCGGGATGATCATGGCCACCAAAATACCCCAGGCGCCTCAAAATTATCTGGAAGAGATCATTTGCGATGCCGACCTGGACTATCTGGGGCGCGAAGATTTTTATGATATCGGCTTTACGCTCTTTAAAGAATTGAAAGCCTACAAAATACTGAAAACTGAAGAGGCCTGGAACCGGCTTCAGGTGAATTTTCTGGAAAAACATGCTTTTTTTACCCGGACGAATAAAAAGCGGCGGGCCCCTAAAAAACAGCAATACCTCAGGGAGCTGAAAAAAATTGTGGCTGGTTACGAAAAAAATCAGATGGGAAAGCAGCGGTGA
- a CDS encoding DUF4920 domain-containing protein codes for MLRRMLIVVLAAALLAACNSSAKQGSKTEAVETAQPAGLSGKTFGAAVRTEAIISSGEIAKKMEGRDSMELTVAGTVQEVCQVKGCWMVVASEDSNQEPVMVRFKDYGFFVPKDIAGRKVVMDGWAFREVTPVEELRHYAEDAGKSQEEIEAITEPKDELKFLASGVLLPDEP; via the coding sequence ATGTTGAGAAGAATGTTAATCGTCGTGCTGGCGGCAGCTTTGCTGGCAGCATGCAACAGTTCTGCCAAGCAAGGCAGCAAGACCGAAGCCGTGGAAACGGCGCAGCCGGCCGGGTTGAGCGGCAAAACCTTTGGGGCTGCTGTCCGGACGGAAGCCATCATTAGCTCCGGCGAAATAGCGAAAAAAATGGAGGGCAGGGATTCGATGGAACTCACTGTGGCCGGCACCGTACAGGAGGTCTGCCAGGTGAAGGGGTGCTGGATGGTGGTCGCTTCCGAAGACAGCAATCAGGAGCCGGTAATGGTCCGGTTTAAAGATTATGGCTTCTTTGTGCCCAAGGACATTGCCGGCCGCAAAGTGGTCATGGACGGTTGGGCCTTCCGGGAAGTGACCCCGGTGGAGGAACTGCGTCATTATGCGGAAGATGCCGGCAAATCTCAGGAAGAGATCGAGGCCATTACCGAGCCGAAGGATGAGTTGAAATTCCTGGCTTCGGGGGTGCTTTTGCCGGACGAGCCGTAG
- a CDS encoding caspase family protein: MRGALIFLAFLLFSAGANAQIECLEGNCINGKGICIYPSGARYEGQFREGKPQGKGSLYFSNGDEYDGEWKKGYREGIGIMDFHNQDKYTGDFRGNLFNGRGIMAYANGNRYEGQWKAGHPEGYGVFSFANGDRYEGLFKQGQCHGEGAMYYSDGSFYQGQWSNNKRHGKGKMVFGDGETIAGEWVEGQYMTDWSKYAFTGDTSNLRNCNLLYCNDGAGKYTYSDGSIYVGDFFNGAPQGNGTVYYASGSRYEGGWKQHTPHGNGVMYYANGRVVGAIWDFGKPVKKLYVQGEAEGSAPIPIDRDEQVKIWAVVVGAATYSHMPPLRYTDDDAYQVYAFLKSPEGGALPDRQLRLLIDEEATRKNILNAMRTTFLRADENDVILFYFSGHGLQGSFLPVDFDGYNNQLKHEEIKSILEESHAKHKLVLADACHSGSLLSTKTPLQVALKQYYQAFEDSYGGMALLMSSKGEEYSLEDGGLRSGIFSHFLVRGLKGEANQDGDAIVTIQELFDYVHQNVRMYTGNIQTPTLTGVFDRRMPVAFVRGE; this comes from the coding sequence ATGAGAGGGGCACTGATCTTCCTGGCCTTCCTGCTTTTTTCAGCCGGAGCCAACGCACAAATTGAATGTTTAGAGGGTAATTGCATCAACGGCAAAGGCATTTGCATTTATCCCAGCGGGGCCCGGTATGAAGGGCAGTTCCGGGAAGGCAAACCCCAGGGCAAGGGCTCGCTTTATTTTTCAAATGGCGATGAATACGACGGCGAATGGAAAAAAGGCTACCGCGAAGGCATCGGCATTATGGATTTTCACAACCAGGACAAGTACACCGGCGATTTCAGGGGCAACCTCTTCAACGGCCGCGGCATTATGGCCTACGCCAACGGCAACCGCTACGAGGGGCAGTGGAAAGCGGGCCACCCGGAAGGCTACGGCGTTTTTTCCTTCGCCAACGGCGACCGTTACGAAGGCCTGTTCAAACAGGGGCAGTGCCACGGAGAAGGCGCCATGTACTATTCCGACGGCTCTTTTTACCAGGGCCAATGGTCGAACAACAAAAGGCATGGCAAAGGCAAAATGGTTTTCGGCGATGGGGAAACCATCGCCGGCGAGTGGGTGGAAGGGCAATACATGACCGACTGGAGCAAATACGCTTTCACCGGCGATACTTCCAACCTGCGCAACTGCAACCTTCTTTATTGCAACGACGGGGCCGGCAAATATACCTACAGCGACGGCTCCATCTACGTCGGCGATTTTTTCAACGGCGCTCCTCAGGGCAACGGCACGGTTTATTACGCCAGCGGCAGCCGCTACGAAGGGGGCTGGAAACAGCACACCCCTCACGGCAACGGCGTAATGTACTACGCCAACGGGCGCGTAGTGGGCGCCATCTGGGACTTTGGCAAGCCGGTAAAAAAACTCTACGTGCAGGGAGAAGCCGAAGGCTCCGCCCCCATTCCCATCGACCGGGACGAACAGGTGAAAATATGGGCCGTGGTGGTCGGCGCCGCTACCTATTCGCACATGCCCCCCCTGAGGTACACCGACGACGACGCCTACCAGGTTTACGCTTTCCTGAAAAGCCCGGAAGGGGGCGCGCTGCCCGACCGGCAGCTTCGCCTGCTGATCGATGAGGAAGCCACCCGAAAGAATATCCTCAACGCCATGCGCACCACCTTCCTGCGCGCCGATGAGAATGATGTGATCCTCTTTTATTTTTCCGGCCACGGGCTTCAGGGATCTTTCCTGCCGGTCGACTTCGACGGCTACAACAACCAGCTGAAACACGAGGAGATCAAGAGCATACTGGAAGAAAGCCATGCCAAACACAAGCTGGTGCTGGCCGACGCCTGCCACTCCGGAAGCCTGCTATCCACTAAAACGCCTCTGCAGGTGGCGCTGAAGCAGTATTACCAGGCTTTCGAAGACTCCTACGGCGGAATGGCGCTGCTCATGAGTTCCAAAGGGGAGGAATATTCCCTGGAAGACGGCGGCCTGCGTTCCGGCATCTTCAGCCATTTCCTGGTCAGAGGCCTCAAAGGGGAAGCCAACCAGGACGGCGACGCCATCGTCACCATACAGGAATTGTTCGACTACGTTCACCAGAATGTGCGCATGTATACCGGCAATATTCAAACCCCTACCCTCACCGGCGTTTTTGACCGCCGCATGCCGGTGGCTTTTGTGAGGGGGGAGTGA